The Geminocystis sp. M7585_C2015_104 sequence AGGTTATCACCGCCTTACAACAAGCCATCAGTCGCACCCATAACCCCCTACACCCCCTAGTGCTGACTCTAGGACAAATTAGTGGCGGCCATGCCCCCAATATCATCGCCGAACAGGTTAAAATGGTGGGCACCGTCCGTTCCCTCCACCCCGAGGTAAGGGAGAGTCTGCCAGAATGGACCAGAAGGATAGTAGAAGGCATTTGCCAGATTTATGGCGCCCGGTGCGAGCTCAAATACAACCGTCGTCTTCCCAGTGTTCAAAACGACTGGCAACTGACCAAGATTGTGGAAAAAGCCGCCATTGAAGCACTAGGGGAACAAAATGTAATTATAATCAACGAACCCTCCCTCGGCGCCGAAGACTTCGCCATATACCTGGAACACGCTCGTGGCACAATGTTCCGTTTAGGGATTGGTCTAAAGGAAGGAAAAAACTACCCCCTGCACCATCCCCGTTTCCAGGTGGACGAGTCTTCCATCATCACCGGTGTCATTACCATGGCCTACAGTGCCTACCAATACTTTGAACAGTCCTCCAGATGAGCCTCTCCACCTCTTAACTTCCAGCCCCCGTCCCCTTTGCCGTTTAACCCCACAAAGGGGGCCCCTGTAGACTGAACTGGTTGAAATTAGGATGGGGAGAAACATGCGGACGGAGAGACTCGAACTCTCACGTCAGAGACACTAGAACCTAAATCTAGCGCGTCTACCAATTCCGCCACGTCCGCTAGCCCCAAGTCCTATCATAGCAACACTGGGGAAATAATTCAAGGGTCGAGTAAAATTTTTTTTCAGGGATGACGGCCTAACCGGATTTCCTCCAGTTTCCGTTGGGTCTCCTTATTGATGCGGTTGAAAAGACGAGTTGTACATCGGCGGGGGCGGAAATTTTTTTTCTGTTTGGCACTGGTGGTGTCTATTTCCTGTTGGAGACTGGCTGCTGACATACACTCGGCGCCATAGCCTCTCACCGTGGTAGTCTGGGCTATATCCGATGTAGCTACGATAAGCCTAGTACGACTGTGGGGATTGCGTCTTTGGAAGGAGGCACAAAATCTTTCGATGTACGAGTCGGCCGTTTCTGAATAGGAGGTGTAATATACAGTTACGTATTTGCTCCACCTTTCTTCGTTTTGGGGATTTTTCTGGTAGTGGGCGTCGAAAATTATTCTTACTTCTATTTGTTTATAGCCGGCGTAATTAATTAGAATTTCAATCAGGGAATTCCGAGCCCGTTCCAATCCCTGTTCCTCCTTGATTTTTTGCAGTTGCGGCCATGAACCTATGACGTTGTAACCATCCACTAGTAGGATGGTCGAGGGGATTATTGTACTCATTTTTCTCCATATCCTCTTAGCAGATTATACAATGATGCCATAATAGTACATGCTAACAAAAAATTAAAATGGGAAAAACCGATGGGTTGCTAGGAGGTAATAATTCCTAACTCCCGCGGATGCCCCTGTTGTACTACCCTACCGCCTTTGAGCAGGAAATACCCGTCAGCATATTTTAACTCTTCCAGACGATGAGTCACCCACAAGGCAGTAATGTGTTTTTCTTTAACAATTGTCCTCACTAGACTCACCAATTCCATTTGTGTGTCTGAATCCAAAAGGGCAGTAGGCTCATCTAGCAACAATACCCTACAATGACGGGCTAAAGCGCCTGCAATGGCCACCCTCTGCTTTTGTCCGCCACTGAGGGTATGAATGGGACGCATCTGGAAGTCTGGTAGATTCACGGCAGCAAGGGCTTCTTTTACCCTTTCTCTTATCTGTGGCAGGGTGAGTTTTTCGGCTACTAGGCCAAAGGCAATATCAGCACCCACGGTTGGCATTACTAACTGGTGATCGGGGTTTTGAAACACAAAGCCCATAGGAGACTCAATATAAATATCGCCACTGTCGGGCATCAGCAAATTTGCCAATATCCTCAACAGTGTCGACTTGCCACAGCCGTTACTCCCCAGTAACATCCAAAGTTCCCCTCGTGGTACAGCTAGGGTACAGGAATCTAAAACCCTAGTCTTCCCATCCCAGCTAAAGGACAGGTTTTCCACTAGGATTGCCCAGTCTTGCCCATTGCCACCACTGCTATTGTCCCCCCCCTCCCCCCTCATGACTTTTCGGCCAAAATTGCCGCAAAACCCGGAACGTTGCTGCCCTTACTGGCGCCATCCTTTCGAGAAACAATAACCCCTGTTATCTGACTGCTCAATACCGCTATTTTCTTGTCCGTCTGCTTGTCACAGGTCAACTCTATAATGGAGGGGGTGCCACTTTCCATGGCCTGTAATATCTTCTGGTAAATGGCTTCCGCCTCCGACTCCTCCTTCTTCTCCACTGATAGCGGTACTGGTA is a genomic window containing:
- a CDS encoding NYN domain-containing protein, which encodes MSTIIPSTILLVDGYNVIGSWPQLQKIKEEQGLERARNSLIEILINYAGYKQIEVRIIFDAHYQKNPQNEERWSKYVTVYYTSYSETADSYIERFCASFQRRNPHSRTRLIVATSDIAQTTTVRGYGAECMSAASLQQEIDTTSAKQKKNFRPRRCTTRLFNRINKETQRKLEEIRLGRHP
- a CDS encoding ABC transporter ATP-binding protein, which codes for MRGEGGDNSSGGNGQDWAILVENLSFSWDGKTRVLDSCTLAVPRGELWMLLGSNGCGKSTLLRILANLLMPDSGDIYIESPMGFVFQNPDHQLVMPTVGADIAFGLVAEKLTLPQIRERVKEALAAVNLPDFQMRPIHTLSGGQKQRVAIAGALARHCRVLLLDEPTALLDSDTQMELVSLVRTIVKEKHITALWVTHRLEELKYADGYFLLKGGRVVQQGHPRELGIITS